From a region of the Fischerella sp. JS2 genome:
- a CDS encoding WD40 repeat domain-containing protein yields the protein MYKVKGISMKRNLTALMIFLVVQLLLWKVIPIISRTAHKNASKPEVSQETNILQTTLKGHALKVSSAAITTDNKTVISGSEDNTIKIWNLETGQLKRTLTGHTGVVNYLSVTSDGKYIVSAESKNIRIWNLLTGAFIRELENPNGTINFVETSQDGKTIVMDGGTQIIKTTKVDQSGYSYKTEITKYIINVFDLQSGTSISRIVNDNLLTKVEISPSGNILVSGDNTGKLNIWNLRTGRLQKTLIGHEFEIKSIAISPDEKTIVSTDKDGQIKIWDVASGKLKITFTGHQIQSYTDNVVKVLIPDNNTLVSWKTNTIYLNKNDVKVWNLQTGELKYTLQPPKKQNSDLDSYFYFVTVSPDAKNLITQVENSIQTWKVATGNLQNTIKIQGDILAFSPDGSILATRVEENNINLQQINTK from the coding sequence ATGTATAAAGTAAAAGGAATTTCTATGAAGCGTAATCTAACTGCATTAATGATATTTTTGGTAGTGCAATTACTGCTATGGAAAGTAATTCCAATTATATCCCGTACAGCGCACAAGAATGCCTCAAAACCAGAAGTCTCACAAGAAACCAATATTTTACAAACTACTCTCAAAGGTCACGCATTAAAAGTAAGTTCTGCAGCTATTACTACTGATAATAAGACCGTAATTAGTGGTAGTGAAGATAATACTATCAAAATTTGGAATTTAGAAACTGGTCAATTAAAGCGCACTCTCACGGGTCATACAGGAGTTGTAAATTATCTCAGCGTTACTTCTGATGGCAAGTATATAGTTAGTGCTGAATCGAAAAATATCAGAATTTGGAACCTGCTAACTGGCGCATTCATACGTGAACTAGAAAATCCAAATGGAACAATTAATTTTGTTGAAACTAGTCAAGATGGTAAAACCATAGTAATGGACGGTGGTACTCAAATTATCAAGACTACAAAAGTGGATCAATCTGGTTATAGCTATAAAACAGAAATCACAAAATATATAATCAATGTTTTTGATTTACAATCTGGTACTTCAATCAGTCGGATTGTCAATGATAACTTATTGACTAAAGTTGAGATTAGTCCCAGTGGAAATATTTTAGTAAGTGGCGATAACACAGGGAAATTAAATATTTGGAATTTGCGAACAGGAAGATTACAAAAAACGCTGATAGGACATGAATTTGAAATTAAATCTATCGCTATTAGTCCAGATGAAAAGACTATTGTCAGTACTGACAAGGATGGTCAAATTAAAATTTGGGATGTGGCTTCTGGCAAACTCAAAATAACCTTTACCGGACATCAAATTCAGTCATACACAGATAATGTAGTTAAAGTTTTAATTCCTGATAACAATACGCTTGTGAGTTGGAAGACAAATACAATTTATTTAAATAAAAATGATGTCAAAGTATGGAATTTGCAAACTGGGGAATTGAAATATACTCTTCAGCCACCGAAAAAACAAAATTCAGATTTAGATAGCTACTTCTATTTTGTCACAGTTAGTCCAGATGCTAAAAATCTAATTACTCAGGTTGAGAATAGTATTCAGACTTGGAAAGTAGCAACAGGTAATTTACAAAATACTATTAAAATCCAAGGTGATATTCTCGCTTTTAGTCCTGATGGCAGTATTTTGGCTACTCGTGTTGAAGAGAATAATATTAATCTCCAGCAAATTAACACTAAATAA
- a CDS encoding protein kinase domain-containing protein produces MNNKLDYSEHGYQIIQELGRNREGGRITWLASSLTTDQQVVIKQYAFAQIDSTWSGFNAYQREIEVLKGLNHAKIPKYLGAFPTSNGFCLVQEYIDAPSLAISRNFQPEQIKKIALKLLEIISYLQSRFPYIIHRDIKPENILVDAELNVYLIDFGFARIGSQEVSGSSVFVGTSGFIPPEQLLKPTAATDLYALGVTLICLLTGTQSNQVQNLMDEDDPYQIRFRHLLPQLSLRFLDWLEKMVQPRLKDRFENAQQALNALIPLDLTRCPQVKFSHQIQDFQATHLGEKVKQTITIENPIPDTLLEGHWEVAPHPHDPPHTSKSHPWISIIPRKFIGNYKKFDIEVNTSNLMADKLYKRQLVLHTNGEPETHTLTVKIQTAAIPIERRESKSYASLIWAFLTGEIATVTLIGVIPWILASHNIAFWNVPEIADGISGAGVFGTVGAIAGAVIGAVIGGIYDLVEQNKQTSKSSNSYSNDSWESTTTASFGGVVIVGVLGIIVGGVYGTIFSSSRPSDLVGIIGMSIGGIIVGGFGAFIVGGIAGLITGFISSVLIVTILKLINDWLSLLAAAFGISVGFGFVGGFFNLATILTLGITGIPLLYGQLYAPIKHHRLITKYRQSEKNLIKP; encoded by the coding sequence ATGAACAACAAACTAGATTATTCAGAACATGGCTATCAAATTATCCAAGAACTTGGACGTAACCGAGAAGGAGGAAGAATTACTTGGCTAGCTTCATCTCTGACGACAGATCAGCAAGTCGTCATCAAACAGTATGCTTTTGCTCAAATAGATTCTACTTGGTCAGGATTTAATGCATATCAACGCGAAATAGAAGTATTAAAAGGACTCAATCACGCAAAGATTCCTAAATATTTAGGAGCCTTCCCTACATCGAATGGCTTTTGCCTAGTTCAGGAATATATCGATGCTCCTTCTTTAGCTATTTCTCGCAATTTTCAGCCAGAACAAATAAAAAAAATTGCACTCAAACTACTAGAAATTATCTCTTATTTACAAAGTCGTTTTCCTTATATAATTCATCGAGACATTAAACCAGAAAATATTTTGGTAGACGCAGAATTAAATGTTTATTTGATTGACTTTGGTTTTGCTCGTATTGGTAGTCAAGAAGTATCAGGTAGTAGCGTTTTCGTAGGAACATCCGGTTTTATTCCACCAGAGCAATTATTAAAGCCTACAGCAGCTACAGATTTGTATGCCTTGGGGGTGACATTGATTTGTTTGCTAACAGGAACCCAATCAAATCAAGTTCAAAATTTAATGGATGAAGATGATCCCTACCAAATTCGATTTCGACATTTATTACCCCAACTTAGCCTGCGTTTTTTGGACTGGTTGGAAAAGATGGTACAACCAAGACTTAAAGACCGCTTTGAAAATGCACAACAAGCACTCAACGCTTTGATACCTCTTGATTTAACTCGCTGTCCCCAAGTTAAGTTCAGTCATCAAATACAGGATTTCCAAGCAACACACTTAGGTGAAAAAGTTAAGCAAACTATCACTATTGAAAATCCGATACCAGACACACTACTTGAAGGTCATTGGGAAGTTGCTCCCCATCCCCATGATCCACCACATACATCAAAGTCCCATCCTTGGATTAGCATCATACCTAGGAAGTTTATAGGTAATTATAAAAAGTTTGATATCGAAGTGAATACGAGTAATTTGATGGCAGATAAGTTATATAAGCGCCAGCTGGTATTACATACAAATGGAGAACCAGAAACTCATACTTTGACTGTGAAAATACAGACTGCTGCTATTCCAATTGAAAGGAGAGAATCAAAATCTTATGCAAGTTTAATTTGGGCATTTTTAACTGGTGAGATAGCTACAGTGACGCTCATTGGAGTTATACCGTGGATTTTAGCATCTCACAATATCGCATTCTGGAATGTGCCTGAGATCGCTGATGGTATTTCTGGGGCTGGAGTTTTTGGTACAGTAGGAGCGATCGCTGGGGCTGTAATAGGTGCTGTAATTGGTGGAATATACGACCTTGTTGAGCAAAATAAGCAAACATCAAAAAGTTCTAACTCATATTCAAATGATTCTTGGGAATCTACAACCACAGCTTCGTTTGGCGGAGTTGTGATTGTTGGTGTACTGGGGATTATTGTTGGTGGTGTGTATGGAACGATTTTCAGTTCATCAAGACCTAGTGATTTAGTGGGTATTATTGGAATGTCGATAGGGGGGATTATAGTAGGAGGCTTTGGCGCTTTTATTGTTGGTGGAATCGCTGGATTGATAACTGGGTTTATAAGCAGTGTTTTAATCGTGACTATTCTGAAGTTAATAAATGATTGGTTGTCGCTACTCGCCGCAGCATTTGGAATTAGTGTAGGGTTTGGTTTTGTTGGCGGCTTTTTTAATCTAGCTACTATATTGACACTGGGAATAACAGGAATACCCTTGTTATATGGACAACTTTATGCGCCTATCAAGCATCACAGATTAATAACTAAATATCGTCAGTCTGAGAAAAATCTGATCAAGCCTTAA
- the hetR gene encoding heterocyst differentiation master regulator HetR produces MSNDVDLIKRLGPSAMDQIMLYLAFSAMRTSGHRHGAFLDAAATAAKCAIYMTYLEQGQNLRMTGHLHHLEPKRVKAIVEEVRQALTEGKLLKMLGSQEPRYLIQFPYVWMEKYPWRPGRSRIPGTSLTSEEKRQIEQKLPSNLPDAHLITSFEFLELIEFLHKRSQEDLPKEHQMPLSEALAEHIKRRLLYSGTVTRIDSPWGMPFYALTRPFYAPADDQERTYIMVEDTARFFRMMRDWAEKRPNTMRVLEELDILPEKMQQAKDELDEIIRAWADKYHQDDGVPVVLQMVFGKKED; encoded by the coding sequence ATGAGTAACGACGTAGATCTGATCAAACGTCTTGGCCCCAGTGCGATGGATCAGATCATGCTTTATCTGGCTTTTAGTGCCATGCGGACTAGTGGGCACAGGCATGGGGCCTTTTTAGATGCAGCCGCAACCGCAGCCAAGTGTGCAATCTACATGACCTATCTAGAGCAGGGACAAAACCTGCGGATGACAGGGCATTTGCATCACTTAGAACCAAAGCGAGTCAAAGCCATTGTCGAGGAAGTTAGACAAGCCTTGACTGAGGGCAAACTGTTGAAGATGCTTGGTTCTCAAGAACCACGCTATCTGATTCAGTTTCCCTATGTCTGGATGGAAAAATATCCTTGGCGACCTGGACGTTCGCGCATTCCCGGTACAAGTCTAACTAGCGAGGAAAAGAGACAAATTGAGCAGAAGTTACCTTCTAATCTACCAGATGCTCATTTGATCACCTCGTTTGAATTTCTAGAGTTGATAGAATTTCTGCACAAGCGATCGCAAGAAGATTTACCCAAAGAACACCAGATGCCTTTGAGTGAGGCTCTAGCGGAGCATATTAAGCGCCGTTTGCTTTACTCTGGTACGGTGACACGCATTGATTCTCCTTGGGGAATGCCCTTCTACGCTCTCACCCGTCCCTTTTATGCGCCAGCAGACGACCAAGAGCGTACTTACATCATGGTGGAAGATACTGCCCGCTTCTTCCGAATGATGCGAGATTGGGCAGAAAAAAGACCAAACACCATGCGCGTCTTGGAGGAGTTAGATATTTTACCAGAAAAAATGCAGCAGGCCAAAGACGAATTGGATGAGATTATCCGTGCTTGGGCAGATAAGTATCATCAAGATGACGGAGTCCCTGTGGTATTACAGATGGTATTTGGTAAAAAAGAAGACTAA
- a CDS encoding alkaline phosphatase D family protein, giving the protein MKRFHFERLLSTKVERRRFLIGAGTVTATMFATVWTHKVVAQPRFSAYPFSLGVASGDPLQDSVVLWTRLAPDPLNGGGMPQVNVPVQWQVALDENMRKVVRRGTVMAVPELAHSVHVDVGGLEPDCWYWYQFKVGKQVSPIGRTRTAPAINSWFNQLKFAFVTCQKWEDGYYSAYHRLAEEDLDLVFHLGDYIYEYGIPSTGGVRNVSLPEQFSEETKTLEQYRLRYALYKTDPDLQKAHALFPFVVTWDDHEVDNDYTNNISENNDPVEDFLNRRAAAYQAYYEHQPLRRFSLPRGSDMRLFRRLTFGNLAEFSVLDTRQYRSDHPCGDGETPRCSAAVDPSKTMLGKQQEHWLLKGLHRSQARWNILAQQVLMAELDHKIGAGEVFWNDSWDGYPIARNRILSQIATQKISNPVVITGDWHSTFVNDLKLDFKNPNSPTIATEFVTPSLTSNGDAIVYGPYYGPMIPENPHIKFFDGDRRGYFRVNLNHERWQTDLRVVETVSRADAPVYTLASFIVENGRPGIQA; this is encoded by the coding sequence ATGAAGCGTTTTCACTTCGAGCGCTTGCTATCTACTAAGGTAGAACGGCGACGCTTTCTGATTGGTGCTGGGACAGTTACAGCAACTATGTTCGCCACTGTTTGGACTCATAAAGTTGTTGCACAACCGAGATTTTCTGCTTATCCCTTCAGTCTTGGTGTGGCTTCTGGTGATCCCTTACAAGATAGTGTAGTGCTGTGGACGCGACTAGCTCCAGACCCGTTAAATGGTGGTGGTATGCCACAGGTGAATGTGCCAGTGCAATGGCAAGTTGCTTTGGATGAGAATATGAGAAAAGTCGTGCGACGGGGTACAGTAATGGCAGTCCCTGAACTTGCACACTCTGTTCATGTGGATGTAGGTGGTTTAGAGCCTGATTGTTGGTATTGGTATCAGTTTAAAGTAGGTAAGCAAGTTAGCCCGATTGGTCGCACTCGTACTGCTCCAGCCATCAACAGTTGGTTCAATCAGCTTAAATTTGCGTTCGTTACTTGCCAAAAGTGGGAGGATGGTTACTATTCGGCTTACCATCGCTTGGCTGAGGAAGACCTAGACCTAGTTTTTCATTTGGGTGACTATATTTACGAATATGGTATCCCTTCTACAGGTGGTGTACGTAACGTTTCTTTGCCTGAGCAGTTCTCGGAGGAAACCAAGACGCTTGAGCAATACCGCCTTCGGTATGCCCTATACAAAACCGACCCAGATTTGCAAAAGGCTCACGCCTTATTCCCCTTTGTGGTAACTTGGGACGACCATGAAGTGGACAACGATTACACTAATAATATCTCTGAAAATAACGATCCGGTCGAAGATTTCCTCAACAGACGTGCGGCTGCTTATCAGGCCTACTATGAACATCAACCACTGCGTCGATTTTCTCTACCCCGAGGGTCAGATATGCGACTGTTTCGTCGGTTGACCTTTGGTAATCTGGCTGAGTTCAGCGTACTTGATACCCGCCAGTACCGCAGCGATCACCCGTGCGGCGATGGTGAAACACCTCGTTGCTCAGCGGCTGTTGATCCCTCAAAGACCATGCTTGGCAAACAGCAGGAGCATTGGTTACTCAAAGGTCTTCACCGCTCCCAAGCACGCTGGAATATACTTGCTCAACAGGTGTTGATGGCAGAGCTAGATCACAAAATTGGAGCGGGCGAAGTATTTTGGAACGACTCTTGGGATGGGTACCCTATTGCACGTAATCGCATTTTAAGCCAGATCGCGACTCAAAAAATCTCCAATCCTGTCGTCATTACTGGCGATTGGCATTCGACATTCGTTAATGACCTTAAGCTTGATTTCAAGAACCCTAACTCTCCAACAATCGCCACAGAGTTCGTAACTCCCTCACTCACCAGCAATGGTGATGCCATCGTCTACGGTCCTTACTACGGCCCTATGATCCCCGAAAACCCACACATTAAGTTCTTCGACGGTGATCGTCGCGGCTACTTCCGAGTTAACCTCAACCATGAGCGTTGGCAAACCGATCTGCGTGTCGTCGAAACCGTAAGCCGCGCAGATGCACCCGTCTATACTCTGGCTTCTTTTATTGTTGAGAATGGTCGTCCAGGCATTCAAGCATAA
- a CDS encoding EamA family transporter: protein MGRYEKRPENSRAGDQLTEVDTALRAVTEELQIIQRTLLKSLQEDIKRLQTERLRLADDIKRLQEEKEELLQGRQLSELQVLLRQLANILASHISSQLQSSLETLAKQAVEKDSEDNDKSNAVVNHLLGSLDDTLTITFNTLQQEVKNYQNNLSQQLSQMSLQQQQGEEILAELVNRLRGELIRAELEKTTQRFPQQSPPTVIQTTPYLAEEPTQQQESTFWETPPHPTDEPTQQQGSSSWDIPTQIETDRIREYRGAETDRSEESEVFASTKDNLVAVNSSQDSDTIFSMNGASPSEQVTAAAPSRRRRNSSVAPMGLLLILVSTVVISLYNVAIKVIFNSTSLIFGVFEVEGLLAPTLGNSLLILMLRMLVVVPLMLVLAPILYPQVWQDLQSLVGSRRTKSTTTNVKAKQVLLLSIVSGCFLFLSQVLIYIAISQIATGVAIALMFVYPAISGLLAWSLLREQPTSLRLSAIASIFLGQMLILAGDTSIGTGNAFLGSITAVVSGIAFAFYVILTNICASKLHPVPFTLINFATMLVLSCIGLIIPLPITWSLQVNPSKLLELILSAFILGVLTLFSHVFNNVGIRKLGATRSAILGATVPVITVILAGLIIQETLLPAQVLGVLFVTGGAAVVSYEKMRNRTKKA, encoded by the coding sequence ATGGGGCGATATGAGAAGCGGCCAGAAAACTCACGAGCAGGCGATCAACTTACAGAAGTAGATACCGCTCTACGAGCTGTCACCGAGGAATTGCAAATTATACAACGGACTTTACTCAAGTCTTTACAAGAAGATATCAAGCGTTTACAGACGGAAAGACTCCGCTTAGCTGACGATATAAAGCGTCTACAAGAAGAAAAAGAAGAACTACTACAAGGTAGGCAATTAAGTGAATTACAAGTGTTGTTGCGTCAACTCGCCAATATATTGGCGAGTCACATATCCTCACAACTGCAATCTTCTCTAGAAACCTTAGCCAAACAAGCTGTAGAGAAAGACAGTGAGGACAATGACAAAAGCAACGCCGTTGTCAATCATCTGCTTGGCTCTTTAGATGATACCCTCACTATCACTTTTAACACTCTCCAGCAGGAAGTAAAGAACTATCAAAATAATCTTTCTCAACAGTTGTCTCAGATGTCACTGCAACAACAGCAAGGGGAAGAAATTTTAGCAGAGTTAGTAAATCGCCTGCGTGGAGAACTCATACGTGCAGAACTAGAAAAAACCACACAACGATTCCCGCAACAATCTCCTCCAACAGTCATCCAAACAACACCATACCTTGCTGAGGAACCAACCCAACAACAGGAATCAACATTCTGGGAAACACCACCCCATCCTACCGACGAACCAACCCAACAGCAGGGATCGAGTTCCTGGGATATACCGACGCAAATAGAAACAGACAGGATTCGAGAGTATAGAGGGGCAGAAACTGATCGATCAGAAGAATCTGAAGTTTTTGCATCAACTAAAGATAATCTTGTCGCAGTCAATTCTTCCCAAGACAGTGACACAATATTTTCTATGAATGGTGCATCACCAAGCGAACAAGTAACCGCAGCTGCACCATCCCGAAGGAGAAGAAATTCATCAGTTGCACCAATGGGTTTACTGTTGATTTTGGTGTCAACAGTGGTGATATCACTTTACAACGTCGCCATCAAAGTTATTTTCAACTCAACTTCGCTAATTTTTGGAGTCTTTGAAGTAGAAGGTTTACTGGCGCCTACTCTTGGTAATTCTCTATTGATTTTAATGCTCAGGATGCTGGTAGTTGTACCATTGATGTTGGTTTTAGCTCCTATACTGTATCCGCAAGTATGGCAGGACTTGCAAAGTCTAGTGGGATCACGGCGAACAAAATCTACCACTACTAATGTAAAAGCTAAGCAAGTATTGCTGTTGTCGATTGTCAGCGGATGCTTTTTATTTTTGTCTCAGGTCTTAATTTATATTGCTATTAGCCAAATTGCGACGGGAGTAGCGATCGCCTTAATGTTTGTTTATCCAGCCATTAGCGGACTCTTAGCATGGTCTTTACTGAGAGAGCAACCTACTTCTTTACGTTTGAGTGCGATCGCCTCTATTTTTTTGGGGCAGATGCTGATTTTAGCAGGAGATACAAGTATTGGTACAGGAAACGCTTTTTTAGGTAGTATCACAGCTGTTGTTTCTGGAATAGCTTTTGCTTTCTACGTGATATTAACAAACATCTGTGCTAGCAAACTCCATCCTGTTCCTTTTACTTTAATTAATTTTGCTACTATGCTCGTGTTGTCTTGCATTGGTTTGATCATACCTTTACCTATTACCTGGAGCCTTCAAGTCAATCCAAGTAAATTGTTGGAATTGATTTTAAGTGCCTTCATTTTGGGCGTACTGACATTATTTAGTCATGTTTTTAATAACGTCGGTATTCGCAAACTTGGAGCTACGCGATCGGCAATTTTAGGTGCTACTGTTCCTGTAATAACTGTGATTTTGGCCGGGTTGATTATTCAAGAAACACTACTACCTGCACAGGTATTAGGAGTTTTATTTGTGACGGGTGGTGCGGCCGTTGTTAGCTATGAAAAAATGCGGAATCGCACCAAAAAGGCGTAA
- a CDS encoding anion permease yields the protein MIFIVILLAFYLAFNLGANDVANAMGTSVGSKAVTLKQALIIAGVLEFTGAVLFGQEVSETLATKIANPDLFASTPQMLMIGMITVLISCGLWLQIATARGLPVSSSHAAVGAIAGFSWVALGVDAIDWSSIGKITLGWIVTPVISGAIAGLFYSQIKRWILEQPHQLLQMNEWIPWLSAILLGIFGVIVLPSVTQPLANFLIEEVGVKIPTHDISLCVGGIAAVGLSLYSWRELERRSEGQGGQEGQGGHGGTRGPLWGLGGEGGQGEHGEMVNNKLPTTNYQLPTVERLFARFQLLSACFVAFAHGSNDVGNAIAPLAAIVYIHNTGTVPIGGIAIPIWILVLGGVGIVAGLAIWGKKVIATIGESIISLQPSSGFCAELATATTILLASRLGLPVSTSHALVGGVVGVGLVQNPKSVQFKTLQGIATAWLVTVPVSAGLSAVIFSIARILDFGLVSGS from the coding sequence ATGATCTTCATAGTCATCCTCCTCGCTTTCTATCTCGCTTTTAACCTTGGTGCTAATGACGTTGCTAATGCAATGGGAACTTCTGTCGGTTCCAAGGCTGTAACTCTGAAACAGGCATTGATTATTGCTGGTGTCTTAGAATTCACAGGTGCGGTATTGTTTGGACAGGAAGTATCAGAAACTCTTGCAACAAAAATTGCTAATCCTGACTTATTTGCCAGTACACCGCAGATGTTAATGATCGGGATGATCACTGTGCTGATTAGTTGCGGTTTATGGTTACAGATTGCCACTGCACGAGGTTTACCTGTATCTTCTTCTCATGCAGCTGTCGGTGCGATCGCAGGCTTTAGTTGGGTAGCTTTAGGAGTAGATGCGATCGATTGGTCATCGATTGGTAAAATCACTCTCGGTTGGATTGTGACGCCAGTCATCAGTGGTGCGATCGCTGGTTTGTTTTACAGTCAGATCAAGCGTTGGATTTTAGAACAACCGCATCAATTATTACAAATGAATGAGTGGATTCCCTGGTTAAGTGCGATTTTACTAGGGATTTTTGGTGTGATAGTTTTACCATCAGTTACTCAACCACTGGCAAATTTTTTGATTGAGGAAGTTGGCGTCAAAATACCCACTCATGATATTTCGTTATGTGTGGGAGGAATTGCCGCAGTTGGGTTGAGTTTGTATAGCTGGCGGGAATTGGAGAGGAGGAGTGAGGGACAGGGGGGACAAGAGGGACAGGGAGGACACGGGGGAACTCGGGGTCCCCTCTGGGGATTAGGGGGCGAAGGGGGACAAGGGGAACACGGGGAAATGGTTAACAACAAACTACCAACTACCAACTACCAACTACCAACTGTTGAACGTCTATTCGCCAGATTCCAGTTACTGAGTGCTTGTTTTGTGGCTTTTGCTCATGGTTCTAATGATGTCGGTAATGCGATCGCTCCTTTGGCGGCGATCGTCTATATTCATAACACTGGTACAGTACCCATAGGCGGGATCGCTATTCCCATCTGGATTTTAGTGCTTGGTGGTGTTGGTATTGTTGCTGGTTTAGCAATTTGGGGTAAAAAAGTCATCGCTACTATTGGCGAAAGTATTATTTCTTTACAACCCAGTAGTGGATTCTGCGCTGAACTTGCTACTGCTACCACAATTTTGCTTGCTTCTCGTTTGGGGCTACCTGTTTCTACTTCTCACGCACTCGTGGGTGGTGTAGTTGGTGTAGGACTGGTACAGAACCCTAAATCTGTTCAATTTAAGACTCTCCAAGGAATCGCCACCGCTTGGCTAGTTACAGTTCCCGTCAGTGCAGGACTTAGTGCTGTAATCTTTAGCATTGCCCGGATTTTAGATTTTGGATTGGTTAGTGGGTCGTGA
- a CDS encoding zinc-dependent dehydrogenase → MKAQVFRGVNQLSYEEIPVPELQPDEVLVQVRVVGLCQSDIKKIRYPLYEPPRIFGHETAGTIAAVGAEVKNWQVGQRVAVMHHIPCMRCDYCLNDNFSMCDTYKNICTTAGFAPSGGGFAEYVKVPGHIVRNGGLILIPDNISFEEASFVEPTNCCLKAVKKAQIIPGQTVLITGAGPIGLMFVMLVKYFGAKAIATDLIPSRIEKALAVGAEAAFDARDADLPAKIQALTNGLGVDVTLLAVPSEKAFFQALDCTRKGGKILFFAEFPDEVEIPLNPNILYRREIDLMGSYSSSYRLQSLSADIVFNKRIDVQALISDRYPLQNLSQAVDQAIAPTPETYKILIYP, encoded by the coding sequence GTGAAAGCACAGGTATTTAGAGGCGTTAATCAACTTTCCTACGAAGAAATCCCTGTACCCGAACTACAACCGGATGAAGTGCTGGTACAAGTACGGGTAGTGGGTTTGTGTCAATCGGATATCAAGAAAATTCGTTATCCCCTGTATGAACCACCACGCATTTTTGGACATGAAACTGCGGGAACCATTGCAGCAGTAGGTGCAGAGGTAAAAAATTGGCAAGTCGGACAACGGGTGGCGGTGATGCACCACATCCCTTGTATGCGTTGTGATTATTGTCTGAATGACAATTTTTCAATGTGTGACACCTATAAAAATATCTGCACGACAGCCGGATTTGCACCCAGTGGTGGCGGCTTTGCTGAATATGTCAAGGTTCCTGGTCATATTGTCCGCAATGGTGGGTTAATTCTCATCCCCGATAATATCAGTTTTGAAGAAGCAAGCTTTGTTGAGCCAACTAACTGCTGTCTCAAAGCAGTGAAAAAAGCCCAAATTATACCCGGACAAACAGTTTTGATTACTGGTGCGGGGCCAATTGGGTTGATGTTTGTGATGTTGGTAAAATATTTTGGGGCAAAAGCGATCGCTACTGACTTGATCCCCTCACGAATTGAAAAAGCTTTAGCTGTGGGTGCAGAAGCGGCTTTTGATGCCCGTGATGCTGATTTACCAGCTAAAATTCAAGCACTCACCAATGGTTTAGGTGTGGATGTCACTTTACTCGCTGTTCCCAGTGAAAAAGCTTTCTTCCAAGCCCTTGACTGTACCCGCAAAGGCGGTAAAATTCTCTTTTTCGCCGAGTTTCCCGATGAAGTGGAAATTCCTCTAAATCCCAATATTCTCTATCGCCGAGAAATTGATTTGATGGGCAGCTATAGTTCATCCTACCGCTTGCAAAGCCTCTCGGCCGATATTGTGTTTAATAAACGCATTGATGTACAGGCATTAATCAGCGATCGCTATCCATTGCAAAATTTATCTCAAGCCGTAGACCAAGCGATCGCACCAACACCAGAAACATATAAGATTTTGATTTATCCCTAA